Proteins encoded by one window of Lathyrus oleraceus cultivar Zhongwan6 chromosome 1, CAAS_Psat_ZW6_1.0, whole genome shotgun sequence:
- the LOC127087723 gene encoding uncharacterized protein LOC127087723 produces MQQREKETFREYAQRWREIAAQVVPPMEEKEMTKVFLKTLDTFYYERMIASAPTDFTDMVNMGVRLEEAVREGRLVREGSSSSSGAKRYGGFMKKKEQETNVVSYNHPRRINYPYHSQHQHIAVVTPVITSAPVQVQYPQQRTNRFQQNTQYQQQHQPQQHQHQLQQRPPQQQRRTNFDPIPMSYAELYPALITKNLVQPRPRPLVPEVLPWWYKPEVSCPFHQNAPGHDLDNCFALKLEVQKLTRAGILTFKNMGPNVKDNPMPSHGPSSVNNIEVCLNEQRVTKIEEIWRSLVEIHSVLCAHGLFQHDHQICGTCSVNSRGCRKIQDDLQGVLDQGLIQISRQVSSPESQEQEVNVIIPCFNIPEKVEIAYHPREPVVICPPGPMPYTSDKAVPYRYAATIIENGKEVEIKTLASVTNIAANSRMTRSGRVFAPPVIPSRNVEKDPVVVVPVTREAEGQTSNSTLDKETDELLRIIKLSDYKVVDQLLQTPSKISILSLLLNSAVHREALLKVLDQAFVEQDITAEQFNNVVGSITSCNGLGFCDEELPEEGKNHNFALHISANCQGDSLSNILIDTGSSLNVMPKSTLLKLKYKGGQMRHSGIIVKAFDGSRKTVIGEVDLPIGIGPHVFQITFQVMDIVPAYSCLLGRPWIHEAGAITSTLHQKLKFVKNGQIVTVNGEQAMLISHLSSFSVIEVDETAVETPFQTLTIDDHKKSEGSIASFKDAQQIVKTGPTEIWGKVIELPENVNHTGLGFVGGKQVQTSVVRPFKDIFHSGGFINMVAVEEDTFEKKTEDEGPRFVTPGRLKFHQ; encoded by the exons ATGCAACAAAGAGAAAAGGAGACATTCCGTGAATACGCGCAAAGGTGGCGCGAAATTGCAGCACAGGTTGTTCCACCtatggaagaaaaggagatgacgaAAGTGTTCTTAAAGACTCTTGATACTttttattacgagaggatgattgCAAGCGCTCCTACAGACTTTACTGACATGGTAAACATGGGAGTCCGTTTAGAGGAAGCAGTTCGAGAAGGGCGTCTAGTTAGAGAAGGAAGTTCATCTTCAAGCGGGGCAAAGAGGTACGGCGGTTTTATGAAAAAGAAGGAACAAGAAACTAATGTTGTGTCCTATAATCATCCAAGAAGGATCAATTATCCTTACCATTCCCAACACCAACATATAGCAGTCGTGACTCCAGTAATCACTTCCGCTCCAGTTCAAGTCCAATACCCTCAGCAGCGTACCAACCGCTTCCAACAGAAtactcagtatcagcaacaacatcaacctcaacaacatcaacatcagtTACAACAACGTCCACCACAGCAGCAAAGAAGAAccaattttgatccaattccaatgtcatatgcagaattgtatccagCTTTGATCACTAAAAACCTTGTGCAACCACGACCACGACCTCTTGTACCAGAAGTGCTACcttggtggtacaagccagaggTATCTTGTCCCTTTCATCAGAATGCTCCAGGTCATGACTTAGACAACTGTTTTGCTTTAAAGTTGGAAGTACAGAAGTTGACAAGAGCAGGTATCCTGACCTTCAAGAACATGGGTCCTAATGTGAAGGACAATCCAATGCCAAGTCATGGTCCTTCATCAGTGAACAATATAGAAGTTTGTCTCAATGAACAACGTGTTACGAAGATAGAGGAGATTTGGCGGTCTTTGGTTGAAATTCATTCTGTTTTATGTGCTCATGGTCTATTCCAACATGACCACCAGATCTGTGGTACATGTTCAGTCAATTCAAGAGGTTGTAGGAAGATTCAAGATGATTTGCAAGGCGTCCTTGATCAGGGTTTGATTCAGATTTCTAGACAAGTGAGTTCTCCAGAATCACAAGAACAAGAAGTGAATGTCATCATTCCTTGCTTCAACATTCCAGAGAAAGTAGAGATAGCTTATCATCCGAGGGAGCCGGTGGTGATTTGCCCTCCGGGCCCAATGCCTTACACTTCAGATAAAGCGGTCCCCTACCGCTATGCAGCAACTATTATTGAGAACGGTAAAGAGGTCGAGATTAAAACCTTAGCCTCAGTTACCAATATCGCAGCAAATAGCCGAATGACGCGCAGTGGCCGCGTGTTCGCTCCGCCGGTTATCCCAAGTAGAAATGTTGAGAAAGATCCAGTAGTCGTGGTACCAGTGACAAGAGAAGCAGAAGGGCAAACAAGCAATTCAACCCTTGACAAAGAAACAGATGAACTACTCAGAATTATCAAGCTCAGTGACTACAAAGTGGTAGATCAGTTGCTacagacaccgtcaaaaatctcgaTCCTGTCCTTATTATTGAACTCAGCTGTCCACAGAGAAGCACTACTGAAGGTGCTTGATCAAGCCTTTGTAGAACAGGATATAACAGCAGAGCAGTTCAACAATGTTGTAGGCAGCATCACTTCGTGCAATGGCTTAggcttttgtgatgaagaactgCCAGAAGAAGGAAAGAATCACAACTTCGCTCTCCATATCTCAGCCAATTGTCAAGGGGATTCTTTGTCTAATATCCTAATTGACACTGGTTCATCTCTGAATGTCATGCCCAAGTCTACCTTGTTGAAGCTAAAGTACAAAGGGGGGCAAATGCGGCACAGTGGAATTATTGTGAAAGCGTTCGATGGATCAAGAAAAACAGTCATTGGAGAAGTTGATTTGCCTATTGGTATTGGACCACACGTattccagatcactttccaggttatggacataGTGCCAGCTTATAGCTGTCTGCTCGGAcgcccatggattcatgaggcgggTGCCATTACATCCACGttacaccaaaagttaaagtttgtcaagaatgggcAAATAGTGACGGTTAATGGGGAGCAGGCTATGCTGATTAGCCACCTTTCATCGTTTAGTGTGATAGAAGTAGACGAGACGGCTGTTGAAACTCCATTTCAGACCCTGACCATTGATGATCACAAGAAAAGTGAAGGTTCAATCGCGTCATTCAAAGACGCCCAGCAGATTGTCAAGACAGGTCCTACAGAAATATGGGGCAAGGTGATAGAGTTGCCAGAAAACGTTAACCATACAGGATTAGGCTTTGTTGGTGGAAAACAAGTGCAGACTTCAGTGGTGCGACCTTTCAAAGATATCTTTCACAGCGGTGGGTTTATCAACATGGTAGCAGTTGAAGAGGATACTTTTGAGAAAAAGACAGAAGACGAAGGCCCCAGATTTGTGACACCagga aggttgaaattccatcaatga